One Archangium violaceum genomic window, GGGCGAGCCAGGAGCGCATCGCCTCACCGTCGTACACCAGCGCCGGCTGCCTGCCGCCCAGGGCGCGAGAGGTCAGCTCCTCGCCGATCTGCTCCAGCACCTCGGGCCGTTGGACCTCGCGCTTGCCGCTCCGGGAGTCCCGCTGCAGCCCTCCCGGGTCCCAGCTGCACACGTACTCCGGGCCCTCATGGCGGAAGTCGTAGAGGCCCTTGGGCTTCTCCCCGAGCAGCACGGCGGTGAGCGCGTTCTGCAACACCTCGCGCGCGATGGAGAGATCCTCGATCACGAACGACCAGCCGAAGCGCGGCACCCGCACGCGCCAGGCACCACTCTCCATCTTCCCGTAGACATACGTCAGCTTCAGCGGGACGAGCGCCTTGGCGATCACCGGCCGCTTCTTGTGCACGGTCTGCGGGTGGATCTCCACGGAGATGGTCCGGGCCTCCAGGGTCTCCTCCCACAGGAAGCGTTCGAGCGCGGAGGAATCCTGGAGCAGCAGTTGCCGCACCTGCATCTCGAGCAGGGCGTAGACCTCGGCCTCGCTGGTGCCGTAGGCGGAAGGCGGAGGCGCATCGAAGAAGCGGTCCCAGACGGGCAGGAGCTGCCCGGTGAGCCGGCCATCGTGGTGGGTCGTGAAGTAGACGCGAAGGCTCTTGTCACTCATGGCGTCACCCGCTCGTTCTCGCGGCCGTCCACCGGGTTCTGGCTCATCCTCAACCGCCACAGGGCTGGCAGGGCGTCCGCCGGGGTTCTCACGCGGTGGCCGCCGCTGTGGGTGAGCAGGTAGTCATCGAGCTCCAGCACCGAGATCGTCCCTGGCCGCGCGGGCGGCTCGAAGCGGTAGGCGCGAACGACGGGGGCCGCCGATTCGGGATCCTCCGGCAGCGGGCTCACCCCCTCCTGGCGCGCCTTGTGGAAGGCCTGGAGCTTCACGGCGTGCAACGCGAGCAACTCCGAGGGCTCGGGCGCGCTCGCCTCGTGGACACGGACCTTCACGATCTCCGGAAGCCGCCCCGAGGATTGCCAGACGTGCAGTCCCCCCTCCCCCTCGAAGAAGGGCCGCACACCGGGACCCACCAGCTTGATCGCGGCGTGCACCGGCTCCGCCATCGACGAGCCCAGGAACTCCCGGAGCCGCCGGGCGCCTCCCGTCACCACGGCGCCTCCGGGCAGGTGCACGGCGAAGGACTCGATGGCGCCTCGAGACCAGGCGTAGGCCGTGCAGAGCCACCGGGTGAGCAGGGAGCCGTTGGACGCGCCCTGCCGCCACTGCCCGAGCGGCAGCAGCTCCAGGGTGATCACGTGTTGGTCGGGGCTGGAGAGATTCCGGAGGATGCGTTGCAGGAAGTACACCTCGGCCAGCGCATCGAGCATCTGCTCGCGGGAGACGACCTTCACCGGCGCGAGCGCCCGCCGGTCGAAGATCCGGACGCGCTCCCCATCCCAGCTGTCCATCCTGGGCCGCTCCAGGATGCCGAAGCGCTCGACCTCGATCATCTCGCGCGCCTCCTCCTCGGGAGCGCGGGCGAAGGACTCGAGCTGGGAGGCGAACTCCTCCAGGTACATCCGCATCGCATCGAGCGTGTACAGCGACTCGGCATGCTCACGCTCGCCCGCGCGCAGCCGCTCGAGGTGGAAGCGGACCTGCTCGGACAGCGAACCGAGGGCGGCGCTCTCGCCCATCTCCCGTACCACCTCGCGCGCCTCGAGCATCCTCTCGCGCAGCCGCGCGACAGGGAGAGACAGGAGCGGCTCCAGCGCGAAACCCTCGACCACCGGCTCCCGGGGGATCAGCGCATCGGCCTGCACCTCGAAACGACCGTCCCGGGTGTAGAGCTGGAACAGCCGCATCAGGGCCTGGGGTCCCTGGATGATGGCCTCGGAGAGAACCTGCCCGACCTTCTCCTCCAGGTAGCGCTTCAGCGGGCGCGCGCCCAGCTGCGGGTCGAAGGCCTCCTCGACGATGCGGCGTTTCACCGCGTCGTCCGCGGACACGAAGATGTGGCGCGAGGTCAACCCGTGCCGCGACAGCAGCCGCGCGAGCTCCTTCTCGACGACCTTCTCGCCCACCTCCCGTGAGAGCGGCGCGAAGTGCACGATGTGATCGATGCGGTTGAAGAGCTCGGGCGGGAAGAACTCGCGCACGGCGCGGTCCGCGTCGAGCGCCAGGGCCCGCGAGTCCGGAGTCCCGATGCCCACCGCCGGCTTGCGCCGGGCCCCGAGGTTGCTCGTCATCACGATGACGGTATGCGTGAAATCCGCCGTCTCGCCCGAGGCGTCGGTCAGCCGGCCCTCGTCGAACGTCTGCAGGAGCAGGTTGAGCAGCGAGGAGTGCGCCTTCTCGATCTCATCGAACAGCACGAGCGAGAACGGCTGCTCGCGAATGAGGCGCGTGAGACGGCCCTCCGGCTGCCAGGCATCGCCAGTGAGCCGCGCGACGGCATCCGCCGTCTGGAACTCGGCCATGTCGAGCCGCACCATGCGCGAGGCATCGCCATACAGGTAGCTGGCCAGCGCGCGTGCGAGCTCGGTCTTCCCGGTACCCGTGGGACCGGTGAACAGATAGACACCATAGGGCCGCCGGGGATCGGTGAGCCCGGAGTGGATGCGCGCGACGAGATCGCACGCCACCTCCACCGCGTCCGGTTGCCCCATGACCTTGCGCGAGAGGGCCTCGTGGACCTCTTCCGGTGCCAGCTTCTCCTGGGGGCGGAGCAGGAAATCCGGCAGACCCGTGCGGCGCGAGAGGTACTCGAAGAACTGCTCGATCCCGATGCGCTTCTCCGGAGCCCCCACGTCGGTGGCCAGCGCACGCAACAGATCGAGCGCCTTGCCCGGCAGCGCGCTCCCGGAGAAGAGCGATTGGGCCTGCTCGAGCAGGGCCGGAAAGAGCGGGACCTCCCAGGAGACGCGGTGCTTGGATTCCAGCTCGCGCGACTCGTGCAGCAGCATGCGGAGCGTCTCGTCGGTGCGGGTGGGCCGCACGTGGAGCTGGGTGAAGAGCGCGGCGAAGGACGGGGCATCCGATTCGAGCCGCTGGAGCTGCTCCGGTGTCACCGTGCCCACGAGAGTGATCTCCCCCCGCGCGAGCGCTCCCTGGAAGAAGAGCGCGAGGTTGGCGTCACTGTCGCGCGAGCGGCCGATGCGTCCGAAGGCATGTAGGTCCTCGATGAAGAGGATGCGCCGTCCGCCCTTCGCGTCCTCGAGCAGCTCGAGGCAGCGCTGCTCCCAGTCGCCGACGTAGCTCATGCCGGCGATGATCCGCTTGCCGGCGAGCATCCAGACCTCGGTCACCTTGTCCAGGTTGCGGTGGGTCTGGAAGCCCTCGGCCTCGAGCTGCTCGGCCACGAAGCGCTTGAGCAGGGTCCGCTTCCCACAACCCGGAGGCCCGACGAGCAGCACCGGCGTGCGCCGCTCGCCACTGAGCAGGAGCTGCAACTGCTCGCGGTAGGGGCTCCGTGCCATGCCGGTGTCGAGCGAGCCCTCCGCCGCCTGGAGGGTGAGGTTCGTTCCCAGGTTGCCCAGCACCCGGTTGCCGTTGCCCGACCTCTTCTTCTTCTTCCCCTTCTCCTTGCCGGGCCGGTCCTCGATCTCCAGATCGTCCCAGGGGCCGTTCTTCTTACCGAGCGTGTCGAGCAACGACTTCGGTCTGGCCACGAACGCGAGCGCCTTGAGGCTGTCCTTGCGGTTGGAGCGCAGCTCCTCGAGCTCGTAGGACTCCAGCCCGGCCCAGGAGCGGGTGAAGAAGACCTTCGCCTGCTCCTCGAGGCTGGCGCCGGTATCGACCGGGAACCACTCGCCCTGGCGCGCGGGGTGGTACGCGATGGTCATGAGCTCGTCGCGCGTGCGCCAGCGCGGCTCGAGGATCAACGGGAAGAGCCCCGATAGCCGGGGGGTCTCGGCTCCGGCGCGCACGCGCTTGAAGTCGAGCTCGAGCTGCAACCGCTCCAGGCGGATGCCGCGAGGAAGCTGGAAGTACGAGAGCTCACGGACCGGCAGCTCGCCGATGATGTTCCGGAGGTCCTCCACGAGCTTCTGCTGGATCTTGACCGTGCTCCGGCCCTCGCGGTCGCGGGTATGGGGGCCGAGTGCGAGCGTGGTCCACCGGAAGCCACCGGAGGCATACCGGCTCTGGTAGACGGCGATGGTGAGGTTCATCGGTTCGCGCCCCTGATCGTGTCGAGCACGAAGGAGAACCCACTCTCGGGATCGAAACCGCCGGAGCGCTCGAGGTGGAGGATGTGTTCGAGGAGGATCAACTCGAGCTGCTGGAAGTAGCTCCCGCCGTCGAGCTGGAGCTTGCGCGCGCCATCGCACAGCGCGAGCCAGCCCTCGGGGAGGTGCTCACGCTCGGCCGGCGTCAACCGGAGCTCCTTGAGGGGCGGTTGCGTTGGAGGGGCGATGGCGGGCAGCTCGAGCTCCTTCTCGGAGAGGATGGTGACCATCCCCACGGGCCTGACGGTGAGCAGGACCGGCGCTTCCTTCTCCGTGGGCGGGAAGCGATGCAACCCGGCCTCGAGCGCCAGGAAGGCTCCGGCATACGGACCACTGACCGACAGCAGGATCTCCCGGAAGGTGCGCGAGGGATTCATGAGCGCCTTCCGCAGCTGCTCGAGGCCGAGGACCTCGTCGGCCCACTTGCGCGTGCGGTCGCTGCCCTTGCTGGTGATGGAGGGGCGACCGCCGACCGACCAGCCGCGCCGCGGGAGATCCTCGAACAGCGGCAGGAGCCAGCGATCGAGCGCCCGCGTCTCCCCCGCTTCCTGGAGGATGAGCGTGATCCCATCCCGCCGGGGTTGCAGGGCGAGCAGCACCAAGGGCATCAATCGGCGGAGCGCCCGGATCTGCTCGTGGCCGTCGTCCACGAAAGGGGTGGCGTCCTGTTGCTCGAAGAGCGCCATCAGCGCCAGCTCCTCGGCGGCGAGCAGCGCCGAGCGCAGCCGTTGGCTCTCGGACCAGAGCTCCTCGAGCCGGCTGTGCTCGTGCCGCTGTTTCCCCACCGAGACAGCCTCGGGTCCGCGAGCATTTCGTTGGTCGCCCTGCGCGAGCTGGGCCACCAGGAAGCGGAGCTGTTCCGCGAGGTGCTCCACGGCGTCCAACCGGAAGAGCGTGTCGATTTCCCGCCGTTTCTCCTGCAGGCCGTACACCAGGCGGAGCTGGTTCCGAGCCGATTTCGGACTCCCCCTGGACAGCTCCACCGAGAGCCCCTCCGGACGCGAGGAGATCTCCACGTGTCCCCCCTGGGCATCGGGCCCGGCCGCGGAGAGCACACGGGCGATGGGGACCACGAGCTGCTGATCCAGGTGCCTCCGCATGGCGCGAGCGCCATAGGCCTCCTGGTACCCCGACGCGGCGAGCGCGGTGGTGATCTCCGGCGGGACGTGGAGCGAGATACCGCGCTGGAACAACCCGCGCCGCTGCCCCAGCCTGTCCACCCCGAGTCGCGCCACCTCCGCCGCCTGCTCGGCCGTGAGCGGGTGGAAGGGAATGAGCTGATCGATGCGGTTGACGAACTCGGGCCGGAAGTGCCGGTGCACCTCGCGCAAGTAGTACGAGGAATCCTCCACCGCGGTGGCACCGATGCCCAGCGGAGCGCGGCGATGCGCCACCCCGAGGTTGCTCGTCATGATGATGAGGGCGTTGTGGAACCAGGCGGTCTGCCCCCGGGCATCGGTGAGTCGCCCTTCCCCACAGACCTGCAGGAGCAGATCGAAGACGGCCGGGTGGGCCTTTTCGATCTCATCGAGCAGGAGCACACAGAAGGGCTGCTGGCGGACGCGGCGCGTGAGCAGCCCCTCGCCCTGATTGTTGCCTCGGATGAGACGCTCGGCGGCCCAGGCGTCCATGAATTCGCTCATGTCGAAGCGGAACATCCGCTCCGGCGAGCCGAAGAGGAACGTGGCGAGCAGCCGCGCGAGCTCCGTCTTCCCGACGCCGGTGGGGCCCACGAAGAGGAAGGTGGCCAGCGGCTTGCCCTGCGGCTGCAACCCCGCCTTGACCATGCACAGCGTCTCCACGACGCGGCGAACCGCGAGCTCCTGGCCTACGAGCTGGCGGCGGAAGTGCGCCTCGACCTCGGCGGCGAGCAGCGCGCGGTCCTCGCGCAGCAGGAACTCGGGAACGCCGGTCTTGAGACTGAAGAGCGAATACACCCGCTCGCGAGTGAGGACGGGCACCCGGCCATCCCCCGTGCGCTCCTGCTGCAGGCCCGCGCGCATCTCCTCGTACAAACGCACGGCCTTGCCCGGTAGCGCGCGGCTCGGCAGGTAGCGCTCGGCCAGGTCCACGAGGGGCTCCACCGCGTCATC contains:
- a CDS encoding AAA family ATPase, encoding MNLTIAVYQSRYASGGFRWTTLALGPHTRDREGRSTVKIQQKLVEDLRNIIGELPVRELSYFQLPRGIRLERLQLELDFKRVRAGAETPRLSGLFPLILEPRWRTRDELMTIAYHPARQGEWFPVDTGASLEEQAKVFFTRSWAGLESYELEELRSNRKDSLKALAFVARPKSLLDTLGKKNGPWDDLEIEDRPGKEKGKKKKRSGNGNRVLGNLGTNLTLQAAEGSLDTGMARSPYREQLQLLLSGERRTPVLLVGPPGCGKRTLLKRFVAEQLEAEGFQTHRNLDKVTEVWMLAGKRIIAGMSYVGDWEQRCLELLEDAKGGRRILFIEDLHAFGRIGRSRDSDANLALFFQGALARGEITLVGTVTPEQLQRLESDAPSFAALFTQLHVRPTRTDETLRMLLHESRELESKHRVSWEVPLFPALLEQAQSLFSGSALPGKALDLLRALATDVGAPEKRIGIEQFFEYLSRRTGLPDFLLRPQEKLAPEEVHEALSRKVMGQPDAVEVACDLVARIHSGLTDPRRPYGVYLFTGPTGTGKTELARALASYLYGDASRMVRLDMAEFQTADAVARLTGDAWQPEGRLTRLIREQPFSLVLFDEIEKAHSSLLNLLLQTFDEGRLTDASGETADFTHTVIVMTSNLGARRKPAVGIGTPDSRALALDADRAVREFFPPELFNRIDHIVHFAPLSREVGEKVVEKELARLLSRHGLTSRHIFVSADDAVKRRIVEEAFDPQLGARPLKRYLEEKVGQVLSEAIIQGPQALMRLFQLYTRDGRFEVQADALIPREPVVEGFALEPLLSLPVARLRERMLEAREVVREMGESAALGSLSEQVRFHLERLRAGEREHAESLYTLDAMRMYLEEFASQLESFARAPEEEAREMIEVERFGILERPRMDSWDGERVRIFDRRALAPVKVVSREQMLDALAEVYFLQRILRNLSSPDQHVITLELLPLGQWRQGASNGSLLTRWLCTAYAWSRGAIESFAVHLPGGAVVTGGARRLREFLGSSMAEPVHAAIKLVGPGVRPFFEGEGGLHVWQSSGRLPEIVKVRVHEASAPEPSELLALHAVKLQAFHKARQEGVSPLPEDPESAAPVVRAYRFEPPARPGTISVLELDDYLLTHSGGHRVRTPADALPALWRLRMSQNPVDGRENERVTP
- a CDS encoding AAA family ATPase, with amino-acid sequence MAPSDAAPGTLDFSTPLLCQQLWSGDYQVFPVAAPTLTSHAHSLEACLSEQRLFLEEHLSKVEPEELARFSLPAQVRLETLEILAPRADLPKRLVKPTTLELAAVVVPLPEETWVFVPALDHTVYVGPKQDVRETVRADVERLLAAQEPTAHEYLRLLPPRSVTLETLPLTLRRLDVSDKARQAKKKWEEKLERDRANEVLLSVSTPLHTRDEAKHGPPLVGRDTELTLLSGLLGGEKRQGVLLVGPELVGKSELLHAWLRAERKAGRHRQVFATSGSRLIAGMSGFGQWQERVLRVMRAAQELDAVLYFENLGELLAQHSTESIDIPGAMKPFLEEGRVRFLGELSPDALDLLENRHPGLFAVLARVRLEPLVTRHTREALRSRAAWQRQAEPSRPTLADDAVEPLVDLAERYLPSRALPGKAVRLYEEMRAGLQQERTGDGRVPVLTRERVYSLFSLKTGVPEFLLREDRALLAAEVEAHFRRQLVGQELAVRRVVETLCMVKAGLQPQGKPLATFLFVGPTGVGKTELARLLATFLFGSPERMFRFDMSEFMDAWAAERLIRGNNQGEGLLTRRVRQQPFCVLLLDEIEKAHPAVFDLLLQVCGEGRLTDARGQTAWFHNALIIMTSNLGVAHRRAPLGIGATAVEDSSYYLREVHRHFRPEFVNRIDQLIPFHPLTAEQAAEVARLGVDRLGQRRGLFQRGISLHVPPEITTALAASGYQEAYGARAMRRHLDQQLVVPIARVLSAAGPDAQGGHVEISSRPEGLSVELSRGSPKSARNQLRLVYGLQEKRREIDTLFRLDAVEHLAEQLRFLVAQLAQGDQRNARGPEAVSVGKQRHEHSRLEELWSESQRLRSALLAAEELALMALFEQQDATPFVDDGHEQIRALRRLMPLVLLALQPRRDGITLILQEAGETRALDRWLLPLFEDLPRRGWSVGGRPSITSKGSDRTRKWADEVLGLEQLRKALMNPSRTFREILLSVSGPYAGAFLALEAGLHRFPPTEKEAPVLLTVRPVGMVTILSEKELELPAIAPPTQPPLKELRLTPAEREHLPEGWLALCDGARKLQLDGGSYFQQLELILLEHILHLERSGGFDPESGFSFVLDTIRGANR